Proteins co-encoded in one Natrarchaeobius halalkaliphilus genomic window:
- a CDS encoding ABC transporter ATP-binding protein, with the protein MSVVVTNGLTKAYGDVTAINDLNLDIDEGEVFGFLGPNGAGKSTTINVLLDFVTPTAGSATILGHDTQENTREIHRRIGVLPEGYDLYDRLTGRRHIRFATATKQADDDPAEILERVGLDPEDADRAVGEYSKGMKQRLALGMALTGSPDLLILDEPSAGLDPSGIQRMQEIVRTEADRGTTVFFSSHILGQVEAVCDRVGVLNHGELVAIDTIEGLRETFGSGATVSLELDSVPESAVSSLSDIDGVTGYDINAQRLAVQCGDPRAKARAINHVEGAGATVLDIHVEEAGLHALFDELTGTDSAIGEPEEEGVIA; encoded by the coding sequence ATGTCCGTAGTAGTCACAAACGGATTGACGAAAGCATACGGGGACGTAACGGCAATTAACGATCTGAACCTCGATATTGACGAAGGTGAGGTGTTCGGGTTTCTCGGACCGAACGGCGCCGGGAAATCCACGACCATCAATGTCCTGCTCGACTTCGTGACCCCGACAGCCGGGTCTGCAACCATCTTGGGTCACGATACACAGGAGAACACGAGAGAAATCCACCGACGGATCGGTGTCCTCCCGGAGGGATACGACCTATACGATCGGTTAACCGGTCGTCGCCATATCCGATTTGCGACAGCGACAAAACAAGCCGACGATGACCCTGCCGAGATCCTCGAACGAGTCGGACTCGATCCTGAAGATGCTGATAGAGCCGTCGGTGAGTACTCCAAAGGTATGAAACAGCGACTCGCACTTGGAATGGCATTGACCGGATCGCCCGACCTGCTTATTCTTGACGAGCCATCTGCTGGGCTCGACCCGAGCGGTATTCAACGGATGCAGGAGATCGTTCGTACCGAAGCCGATCGTGGCACGACGGTCTTCTTCTCGTCCCACATACTCGGCCAGGTCGAAGCGGTCTGTGACCGTGTGGGCGTTCTCAACCACGGCGAACTCGTCGCCATCGACACCATCGAGGGCCTTCGGGAGACTTTCGGAAGCGGTGCAACCGTGTCGCTCGAACTGGATTCGGTCCCCGAGAGCGCGGTATCGTCGCTGTCGGACATCGATGGGGTCACGGGGTACGACATCAATGCACAACGTTTGGCGGTCCAATGTGGCGATCCTCGGGCGAAGGCGCGGGCGATCAACCACGTCGAAGGTGCTGGGGCCACAGTACTTGACATCCACGTCGAAGAGGCCGGGCTCCACGCTCTCTTCGACGAACTAACCGGGACTGATAGTGCGATTGGTGAACCCGAAGAGGAGGGTGTTATCGCATGA
- a CDS encoding twin-arginine translocase subunit TatC yields MSSAVGEDTVQTIAAGRETIGTVLSNAQEHLQKVFIVFVIGFIGSFYALRIWIWDFLEATAKAEMAPYVADSTDLITRTPFEVILLQAKIGMFVGVLVAIPALLYLSRDALRRRGYKSVVPVSRTYLAGFALSSFVLFWVGIIYAYAVFFPYAFDFLASNAVNAGVKPSFGITEFTEFIALLTLSFGLAAQLPLFMGVLSYTEIVPYETFRDKWRHAVVGVTVFGALFSPPDPFTLIMWAMPMVALYVFSLGLAKVVTNVRRRGAAETDNSGAEHIKRLVGRFVAALAVAAIAGTVAVNRGAFAFLEESVYPLVPAVVRPEDGGTLEAVALEYGLVGDVAVGLVIAIGVALVVLFGYTISVLQAPVYPREDDIRHADDPDDVDFETLTADDVEDIPSAVFLAMDEETALDHSRTAMYDDDRDKAQAILDRFDSLQEAAAETDDDAGDGGGSGGKAASGGATPAADDAEGGLLTNTAADMLDPFTDEETTEDDIGGYAYDIAFVLNSLTSKMFRLVGLFMVVMGGTFFWLYSGGLGRVLETFLARVPDEILTEVALRNGVDPEGLTFQELIMQMDIVIALHPVEVLIFEVKVSVLAAIVAVLPLVLYYAWPALKERGLVYGDRRVFIVWGGSLLGGFAFGTYLGFFWIAPGVISYLVSDAITNGMVVSYRISSFFWLVIFTTVGIGFLFNIVVTMALFHVGGIVSYRTMLRGWRPVVVAIFAIAAIASPKGILTMLMFAFPIALTYVLGLAVLYVLTGGGRLFGGSGGGPSLEDGLLGR; encoded by the coding sequence ATGAGTTCTGCCGTCGGTGAGGATACCGTCCAGACCATCGCGGCCGGGCGTGAGACCATCGGAACGGTGCTCTCGAACGCCCAGGAGCACCTCCAGAAGGTATTTATCGTCTTCGTGATCGGCTTCATCGGCTCCTTTTACGCCCTGCGGATCTGGATCTGGGACTTCCTCGAGGCGACGGCGAAAGCCGAGATGGCACCGTACGTTGCTGATTCGACGGATCTGATCACGCGGACTCCCTTCGAAGTCATCCTGTTACAGGCGAAAATCGGGATGTTCGTGGGCGTCCTCGTGGCGATTCCGGCCCTGTTGTATCTCTCCCGGGATGCGCTTCGACGCCGCGGATACAAGAGCGTCGTTCCGGTTTCGCGGACGTACCTGGCCGGATTCGCCCTGAGTTCGTTCGTCCTGTTCTGGGTCGGCATCATCTACGCCTACGCGGTTTTCTTCCCCTACGCGTTCGATTTCCTCGCATCGAACGCCGTCAACGCCGGCGTCAAACCGAGTTTCGGTATCACCGAGTTCACCGAGTTCATCGCGCTGTTGACGCTGTCGTTCGGCCTCGCCGCCCAGCTCCCGCTGTTCATGGGCGTTCTCTCGTACACCGAGATCGTTCCCTACGAGACGTTCCGGGACAAGTGGCGCCACGCCGTCGTCGGCGTCACCGTCTTCGGCGCGTTGTTTTCCCCGCCGGACCCGTTCACGCTCATCATGTGGGCGATGCCGATGGTCGCTCTCTACGTCTTCAGCCTCGGGTTGGCCAAGGTCGTCACCAACGTCCGCCGGCGCGGAGCAGCCGAAACCGACAACTCGGGCGCCGAACACATCAAGCGGCTCGTCGGTCGGTTCGTCGCGGCACTGGCCGTCGCCGCCATCGCCGGAACGGTCGCCGTCAACCGGGGCGCGTTCGCGTTCCTCGAGGAGTCGGTTTACCCGCTCGTTCCGGCGGTCGTCCGTCCCGAAGACGGCGGTACGCTCGAGGCCGTCGCGCTCGAGTACGGACTGGTCGGTGACGTCGCGGTCGGTCTCGTGATCGCCATCGGCGTCGCCCTCGTGGTTCTGTTCGGCTATACGATTTCGGTCCTCCAGGCCCCGGTGTATCCGCGAGAGGACGACATTCGGCACGCGGACGACCCCGACGACGTCGACTTCGAGACGCTCACCGCCGACGACGTCGAGGATATCCCGTCGGCGGTGTTCCTGGCGATGGACGAGGAGACGGCTCTCGATCACTCCCGCACGGCGATGTACGACGACGATCGGGACAAGGCGCAGGCGATCCTCGACCGGTTCGATTCGCTACAGGAAGCGGCCGCGGAGACCGACGACGATGCGGGTGACGGCGGTGGGAGTGGCGGCAAGGCTGCGTCCGGAGGAGCGACACCGGCGGCGGACGACGCCGAGGGTGGCCTCCTCACGAACACCGCCGCTGACATGCTCGATCCCTTCACCGACGAGGAGACCACCGAAGACGACATCGGCGGTTACGCCTACGATATCGCCTTCGTGCTCAACAGTCTCACCTCGAAAATGTTCCGTCTCGTCGGGCTGTTCATGGTCGTCATGGGCGGAACCTTCTTCTGGCTCTACAGCGGCGGACTCGGCCGAGTGCTCGAGACGTTCCTCGCTCGAGTTCCGGACGAGATTTTGACGGAGGTCGCACTCCGAAACGGCGTCGACCCCGAGGGATTGACCTTCCAGGAACTCATCATGCAGATGGACATCGTCATCGCGCTCCACCCGGTCGAAGTGCTGATCTTCGAGGTGAAGGTGAGCGTGCTCGCGGCGATCGTCGCCGTCTTGCCGCTGGTGTTGTACTACGCCTGGCCGGCGCTGAAAGAGCGCGGACTGGTCTACGGCGATCGACGGGTCTTCATCGTCTGGGGTGGCTCGCTGCTCGGCGGCTTCGCGTTCGGGACGTACCTCGGATTCTTCTGGATCGCGCCGGGAGTGATCTCGTACCTCGTCTCCGATGCGATCACCAACGGGATGGTCGTCTCCTATCGCATCAGCAGCTTCTTCTGGCTCGTCATCTTCACGACCGTCGGTATCGGCTTCCTATTTAACATCGTCGTCACGATGGCGCTGTTCCACGTCGGTGGCATCGTCAGCTACCGAACCATGCTCAGGGGCTGGCGACCCGTCGTCGTCGCCATTTTCGCCATCGCGGCGATCGCCAGCCCGAAGGGAATCTTGACGATGTTGATGTTCGCCTTCCCGATCGCGCTGACGTACGTTCTCGGTCTCGCCGTCCTCTACGTTCTCACCGGCGGCGGACGGCTGTTCGGCGGCAGCGGCGGCGGTCCCTCCCTCGAGGACGGACTCCTCGGTCGGTGA
- a CDS encoding ribbon-helix-helix domain-containing protein, protein MPKISVEIPQELLEDLDEHVGDDGKFVNRSDAIRSSIRKNLDILDEIDARHDRLETEE, encoded by the coding sequence ATGCCCAAAATCAGCGTGGAGATCCCACAGGAACTGCTCGAGGACCTGGATGAACACGTCGGTGACGACGGCAAGTTCGTCAACCGGAGCGACGCGATCCGATCTTCGATCCGAAAGAACCTCGATATCCTCGACGAGATCGACGCGCGTCACGACCGCCTCGAGACGGAGGAATAG
- a CDS encoding 23S rRNA (uridine(2552)-2'-O)-methyltransferase, whose amino-acid sequence MTGRDHYYNKAKQEGYRSRAAYKLKQLDDLENVLSRGDTVVDLGAAPGGWLEVAAEAVGTEGTVIGVDLQRIKDFDDHDTIETIRGDMTESRTRERVIDAAGGSVDVVISDMAPNMSGEYSLDQARSLYLARQAFETALELLDSDGDFVVKVFEGADVDEFRADVGDAFQYVRATSPKASRDESSEIYFIGKGRLTAPVRSGDELEVEIVDVGDEGDGIASVEGYRLFVPGTETGDVVDVRIEDVKPNFGFANRLNRE is encoded by the coding sequence ATGACAGGACGCGACCACTACTACAACAAGGCGAAACAGGAAGGCTACCGGAGTCGAGCCGCCTACAAGCTCAAACAGCTCGACGATCTCGAGAACGTTCTCTCTCGCGGTGATACCGTCGTCGACCTCGGTGCCGCACCGGGCGGCTGGCTCGAGGTCGCGGCCGAAGCGGTCGGTACCGAAGGGACCGTCATCGGCGTCGACCTCCAGCGGATCAAGGACTTCGACGATCACGACACCATCGAGACGATCCGCGGGGATATGACCGAATCCCGGACGCGAGAGCGCGTCATCGACGCCGCCGGCGGTTCCGTCGACGTCGTGATCTCCGACATGGCACCCAACATGTCCGGCGAGTACTCCCTCGATCAGGCGCGATCGCTGTACCTCGCTCGCCAGGCGTTCGAGACGGCACTCGAGTTGCTCGACAGCGACGGGGACTTCGTCGTGAAGGTGTTCGAGGGAGCGGACGTCGACGAGTTCCGCGCGGACGTCGGTGACGCGTTCCAGTACGTCCGGGCGACGAGTCCGAAAGCCTCGCGGGACGAATCCTCCGAGATCTACTTCATCGGCAAGGGCCGACTCACCGCACCCGTGCGCTCGGGTGACGAACTCGAGGTCGAGATCGTCGACGTCGGGGACGAAGGCGACGGGATCGCCTCCGTCGAGGGCTATCGACTGTTCGTTCCCGGAACCGAAACGGGCGACGTCGTCGACGTTCGCATCGAAGACGTCAAGCCGAACTTCGGCTTCGCGAACCGACTGAACCGGGAGTAA
- a CDS encoding DUF6789 family protein, producing the protein MSVSDRVRRLTPSERSDERTDAVDESRLEHASRAAVRGLQAGFVATVIMTAFRLPILRSLPPSANFWAQYVSGGDPEDHPVAGLLLHVVYGVQAGAIFGALFALQDAERSIEPEQRGLVWGGVYGMALSAFGSQIMLKEALDIRLENDELALFHAGHLVYGLALGAWVGSRTEGVDDPETEYEYDDGN; encoded by the coding sequence ATGTCCGTATCCGACCGAGTGCGACGGTTGACGCCGAGCGAGAGGAGCGACGAACGAACCGACGCCGTCGACGAGTCGCGTCTCGAACACGCCAGTAGAGCGGCGGTCCGCGGACTCCAGGCCGGATTCGTCGCGACGGTGATCATGACGGCGTTCAGATTGCCGATTTTGCGCTCGTTACCCCCCTCAGCGAACTTCTGGGCGCAGTACGTAAGCGGTGGCGATCCCGAAGACCACCCCGTCGCGGGCCTGCTGCTACACGTCGTCTACGGAGTACAGGCCGGTGCGATCTTCGGTGCGCTGTTTGCGCTTCAGGACGCCGAACGCTCGATCGAGCCCGAACAGCGGGGTCTGGTCTGGGGTGGCGTTTACGGGATGGCGCTCTCGGCGTTCGGCTCCCAGATCATGCTCAAAGAAGCACTCGATATCCGCCTCGAAAACGACGAGCTCGCGCTCTTTCACGCCGGCCACCTCGTCTACGGGCTCGCACTCGGTGCCTGGGTCGGTTCGCGAACGGAGGGCGTCGACGATCCCGAGACGGAGTACGAGTACGACGACGGCAACTAG
- a CDS encoding ABC transporter permease subunit: MRTMATVVRKDFSDSVRSLSLWVATLLLVAAACAVYLFVWGAQDIAGPRLETGILSMTFPLQFLIGLIALLVGFGAIVGERTTGSIKILLGLPPTRRDVFLGKFVGRFLVIAVPIAVTFLAVSVLSLVTYGEVPIADFAPLLLGALLLGAVWTSIAVSFSAVTESRTRVIAACLSVWLVLVVLWEILLTILYYIVEGTFPEAAGPDFVAEPTWVLVLQRLNPIEAFAFLSSEYVEPMILPALFPFFVGEQRWGEYTTAERYHGQEGATEIPFYLEGEFGAVILLAWIVIPLAIGYLRFRSVDL; encoded by the coding sequence ATGAGAACAATGGCGACCGTCGTTCGGAAGGACTTCAGCGATTCCGTTCGATCTCTGAGTCTCTGGGTGGCTACGCTCCTGCTCGTCGCTGCCGCCTGTGCGGTCTATCTCTTCGTCTGGGGTGCACAGGACATTGCCGGACCTCGCCTCGAAACGGGAATCTTGTCGATGACGTTCCCCCTTCAGTTCCTGATCGGATTGATCGCGCTTCTGGTGGGCTTTGGCGCGATCGTCGGCGAACGCACCACCGGCTCGATCAAAATTCTGCTCGGTCTTCCGCCGACACGTCGCGACGTATTCCTCGGAAAGTTCGTCGGTCGGTTTCTGGTGATCGCCGTCCCGATAGCCGTCACCTTTCTCGCGGTTTCGGTGCTCAGCCTCGTCACCTACGGGGAGGTGCCGATCGCGGATTTCGCGCCGCTGCTACTGGGTGCACTCCTGTTGGGTGCCGTCTGGACCAGTATTGCAGTGTCGTTTTCGGCAGTCACCGAGTCCCGAACGCGCGTCATCGCAGCCTGTCTCTCGGTCTGGCTCGTCCTCGTCGTGCTGTGGGAGATACTGCTCACGATTCTGTACTACATCGTCGAGGGGACGTTTCCCGAAGCCGCAGGTCCTGACTTTGTAGCCGAACCAACCTGGGTCTTGGTTCTCCAGCGGCTCAATCCGATCGAAGCCTTTGCGTTTCTCAGCTCCGAGTACGTCGAGCCGATGATCCTCCCCGCACTATTCCCGTTCTTCGTCGGGGAGCAACGGTGGGGGGAGTATACGACTGCAGAACGGTACCACGGCCAGGAAGGTGCAACGGAGATTCCGTTCTATCTCGAAGGGGAATTCGGAGCCGTCATCCTCCTCGCGTGGATCGTCATTCCGTTAGCAATCGGATACCTCCGGTTTCGCTCAGTGGATCTCTAA
- a CDS encoding ABC transporter permease, which translates to MDLGLVVGVVVIGLVHGVLPDHGWPIAATYALNRNRRLLYGLLAAVILGAGHLISSVALVLAYFWFSSFAAFAEGPWLGYIAGTILIALGLSEYRHGGHAHGHHDGEKGHDHTHHDEHHEGTTHDGHDHHHEDGGHSHVHHSAEPGLGTRVRRALPGGGGHHHLSEEHAERGLMALGTTALLLGFAHEEPIQILAICVGTEACLELMVVYSLAVIVAIVTPTLLLIAGYEHHRDRIERFTPYLPTITAVVLVGMGLAFITGLI; encoded by the coding sequence ATGGATCTGGGACTCGTCGTCGGCGTCGTCGTTATCGGCCTCGTCCACGGGGTCTTGCCGGATCACGGGTGGCCAATCGCGGCGACGTACGCGCTCAACCGAAACCGACGGTTGCTGTACGGTCTCCTCGCAGCGGTGATTCTCGGAGCCGGACATCTCATCAGCAGCGTCGCGCTCGTGCTCGCGTACTTCTGGTTCAGCTCCTTCGCTGCGTTCGCTGAGGGTCCCTGGCTCGGGTACATCGCCGGAACGATTCTGATCGCACTCGGACTCTCCGAGTACCGTCACGGTGGCCACGCACACGGCCATCACGACGGCGAGAAGGGTCACGATCACACCCACCACGACGAACACCACGAAGGCACCACCCACGACGGCCACGACCACCACCACGAGGACGGAGGCCATTCCCACGTCCATCACAGCGCCGAACCGGGCCTCGGCACGCGTGTTCGACGGGCGCTTCCGGGGGGCGGCGGTCACCATCATCTCAGCGAAGAACACGCCGAACGGGGCCTGATGGCCCTCGGTACGACGGCGCTCCTGCTCGGGTTCGCTCACGAGGAGCCGATTCAGATCCTGGCGATCTGCGTCGGAACGGAGGCCTGTCTCGAGTTGATGGTCGTCTACTCGCTCGCCGTCATCGTCGCCATCGTCACGCCGACGTTGCTGTTGATCGCCGGCTACGAACACCACCGGGATCGGATCGAACGGTTCACACCCTATCTCCCGACGATCACCGCAGTCGTCCTGGTCGGGATGGGGCTCGCATTCATTACCGGACTGATCTGA
- a CDS encoding twin-arginine translocase subunit TatC, producing MSEEPADEGDAENPDASREAPEERPPSDEESSSASTDDPPGSDDDDPPLETDGEGVVGSGHDHDSGESSYPEPEYPDPDEDVGGISTPPDDEEMPLADHIEEMILRLAVVLLVGSAGTAIGLLWASQAIEHVWLNVFPYEIDQVPPPHVYHPLELWLTRIKFSALLGIMLALPVFVYQCYLFMKPGLYPNERKYYLAAVPTSVVLASVGMLFSYVLVLPVLFEYFTFYAEGSADIAYALGDTFDLIITLTGFLAIVFQIPLFIMLAIMMGVTTRRWLAEKRLYFWAAFAGLSFMFTMDPTMMAPVLVAITMILLFEGTLLILKWVGRE from the coding sequence ATGTCGGAGGAGCCGGCCGACGAGGGGGACGCCGAGAACCCTGACGCGTCACGCGAGGCCCCCGAAGAGCGCCCGCCATCCGACGAGGAATCGTCATCGGCTTCGACGGACGATCCGCCGGGATCAGACGACGACGATCCGCCGCTCGAAACGGACGGTGAGGGTGTCGTCGGCAGCGGCCACGATCACGATTCGGGGGAGTCCTCCTATCCCGAACCGGAGTACCCCGATCCGGACGAGGACGTCGGCGGGATATCGACGCCGCCGGACGACGAGGAGATGCCGCTCGCGGACCACATCGAAGAGATGATCCTTCGCCTCGCGGTCGTCTTGCTCGTCGGCTCGGCGGGAACGGCGATCGGCTTGCTGTGGGCCTCACAGGCCATCGAGCACGTCTGGCTCAACGTCTTTCCCTACGAGATCGATCAGGTCCCGCCGCCACACGTCTATCACCCGCTCGAGTTGTGGTTGACCCGAATCAAGTTCTCGGCGCTTCTCGGGATCATGCTCGCCCTGCCGGTGTTCGTCTACCAGTGTTATCTGTTCATGAAGCCGGGGCTCTACCCGAACGAACGGAAATACTACCTCGCAGCGGTACCCACGAGCGTCGTTCTCGCTTCCGTCGGAATGTTGTTCTCGTACGTTCTCGTGTTACCGGTCCTCTTCGAGTACTTCACGTTTTACGCCGAAGGAAGCGCCGATATCGCCTACGCCCTCGGAGACACCTTCGATCTGATCATCACGTTGACCGGCTTCCTCGCGATCGTCTTTCAGATTCCGCTGTTCATCATGCTCGCGATCATGATGGGCGTCACGACGCGCCGGTGGCTCGCTGAGAAGCGACTCTACTTCTGGGCGGCGTTCGCCGGGCTATCGTTCATGTTCACGATGGATCCGACGATGATGGCTCCCGTCCTCGTCGCGATCACCATGATCCTGTTGTTCGAGGGAACGCTCCTGATCCTGAAGTGGGTGGGTCGGGAATGA